Proteins encoded together in one Neobacillus sp. FSL H8-0543 window:
- the abc-f gene encoding ABC-F type ribosomal protection protein, with translation MTKNNLMMIKVIGITKSFNLRKVLDNIQFEIKNGERIGLVGYNGTGKTTLANILAGKLMPDSGNIEKPKDLKIGYLTQSIDYTVSNFQETFTSNENSEIFHHASELGLNKTYSWEEKRIEHLSGGEKLKLALSMVWATNPGFLILDEPTNHLDFYGIDWLITELEKFQGPVLIISHDRRFLDKTVNRVFEIENAKINLYNGNYSDYQKEKQLRVQTQLHHYTVQQRQIETIEMQMEQLTSWSEKAHRSSTKQERDHGPKEYHRAKAKKRDQQVKSKMKRLQNELERNKIEKPKEEAKVQFQFDSQGKRGKRIIEAKNLSKCFYERTLFHNSHFYINHGERMGLLGENGCGKTTLIKMILGEKSVSSGELWKSDSLRIAYLSQDVADLPAEKNALEALGFTDREKILQARTLFANLGLKEPLITKPIATLSLGERTRVKLVDILMKEYDVLILDEPTNHLDLPSREQLEKTLNEFSGTIITVSHDFYFLNKLCEQLLIFENQQIKRVEMKPEEYFERKTNPQQANDDKESLMVIENRIANILGELSLIDQKHPKYNQLDLEFKELLAEKRKYN, from the coding sequence ATGACCAAAAATAATTTAATGATGATAAAAGTTATTGGAATAACAAAAAGCTTTAATTTAAGAAAAGTACTAGATAATATCCAATTTGAAATTAAAAATGGAGAAAGGATTGGTCTTGTCGGTTATAATGGCACAGGCAAAACAACCTTAGCCAATATCCTTGCAGGCAAACTGATGCCTGATTCTGGAAACATTGAAAAACCAAAGGATTTGAAAATAGGCTATCTTACACAATCCATAGATTACACGGTAAGTAATTTTCAAGAAACTTTTACTAGTAATGAAAACAGTGAAATATTCCATCATGCAAGTGAGTTAGGATTAAATAAGACCTATAGTTGGGAGGAGAAACGGATTGAACATTTGAGCGGAGGAGAAAAGCTAAAACTAGCTCTATCAATGGTATGGGCGACAAATCCTGGGTTCCTAATCCTGGATGAACCGACAAATCACCTAGACTTTTACGGGATCGATTGGCTGATTACAGAATTAGAAAAATTTCAAGGCCCTGTTTTAATAATTTCTCATGATCGTCGTTTCTTGGATAAGACGGTCAATCGGGTATTTGAGATAGAAAATGCTAAGATCAATTTATACAATGGGAATTATAGTGACTATCAAAAGGAAAAACAGCTGCGTGTGCAAACTCAGCTTCACCACTATACGGTACAGCAGCGTCAGATAGAAACGATTGAAATGCAAATGGAGCAATTAACGTCCTGGTCTGAAAAGGCTCACCGAAGTTCAACGAAGCAAGAGAGAGATCATGGTCCTAAAGAATACCATCGGGCAAAGGCTAAAAAACGAGACCAGCAGGTGAAATCAAAAATGAAACGCCTGCAAAACGAGTTGGAGAGAAATAAGATTGAAAAACCGAAAGAAGAAGCAAAAGTTCAGTTTCAATTCGATAGTCAAGGAAAAAGAGGTAAACGGATAATTGAGGCTAAAAACCTTTCAAAATGCTTCTATGAAAGAACGCTTTTTCACAACTCCCACTTTTACATTAATCACGGGGAGCGAATGGGCTTGCTTGGCGAAAACGGCTGTGGCAAAACGACTCTAATTAAGATGATTCTGGGCGAAAAGTCTGTTTCAAGTGGAGAGCTGTGGAAGAGTGATTCCTTAAGGATCGCCTACCTAAGTCAGGATGTCGCGGATTTACCTGCTGAAAAAAATGCACTCGAAGCATTAGGGTTTACAGATAGAGAAAAAATTCTCCAGGCACGAACACTATTTGCTAATTTAGGATTAAAGGAACCACTGATTACAAAGCCGATTGCGACACTAAGTCTAGGTGAACGAACTAGAGTAAAACTCGTCGATATTTTAATGAAAGAATACGATGTTCTTATCCTGGATGAACCGACAAATCACCTTGATTTACCAAGCAGGGAACAACTAGAAAAAACGCTGAACGAGTTCTCTGGAACGATTATAACTGTCTCACATGATTTTTACTTTCTAAATAAACTTTGTGAGCAGTTACTCATTTTTGAAAATCAGCAAATAAAGCGTGTAGAAATGAAGCCTGAGGAGTATTTTGAAAGAAAAACTAATCCACAGCAGGCTAATGATGATAAAGAAAGTTTGATGGTTATTGAAAATAGAATAGCAAATATTCTTGGAGAATTATCGTTAATAGATCAAAAACACCCTAAATATAATCAGCTAGATCTTGAGTTTAAGGAGTTATTGGCTGAAAAAAGAAAATACAACTGA
- the mtnA gene encoding S-methyl-5-thioribose-1-phosphate isomerase: MSESLLQSVYFENGVLKILDQTKIPTITEFLDITKIEDAWDAIKQLKVRGAPAIGIAAAYGLLLGIKTAPETSFEEFYSAFKAHSDYLATSRPTAVNLFWALKRMNDRVLKDKNLPVSKIKEALIEEAHLIRTEDEEVCRTIGEHALTLLSDGMGILTHCNAGGIATARYGTALAPLYLAKEKGWDIKVFADETRPLLQGARLTAWELMQAGIDVTLITDSMAAMVMQKGKVQAVIVGCDRVAANGDVANKIGTYGVALLAKAHNIPFYVAAPMSTIDLETKTGADIPIEERDATEITEGFGKRTAPEGVKVFNPAFDVTPHHLVTAIITEKGILTNNFQEELPKLFI; this comes from the coding sequence GTGTCAGAGTCATTATTGCAATCTGTTTATTTTGAAAATGGAGTATTAAAAATACTCGATCAAACAAAAATACCAACAATTACAGAATTTCTTGATATAACTAAAATAGAAGATGCCTGGGATGCTATCAAGCAATTGAAGGTACGCGGTGCACCTGCAATTGGCATCGCTGCTGCTTATGGTTTACTGCTTGGGATAAAGACTGCACCTGAAACCTCATTTGAAGAATTCTACTCAGCATTTAAAGCCCATTCTGATTATTTAGCCACTTCACGACCTACTGCAGTTAATTTATTTTGGGCACTAAAAAGAATGAATGACCGTGTACTAAAAGATAAGAATTTACCTGTTTCAAAAATTAAAGAAGCTTTAATAGAGGAAGCTCACTTGATCCGAACCGAAGATGAGGAAGTATGCCGAACAATCGGAGAACATGCCTTAACACTGCTAAGTGATGGAATGGGTATCCTTACACACTGTAATGCAGGTGGAATTGCAACGGCAAGGTATGGTACAGCACTTGCACCGCTGTATTTAGCGAAAGAAAAGGGTTGGGACATTAAAGTGTTTGCCGACGAAACTCGACCGCTTCTGCAGGGTGCTCGATTAACGGCTTGGGAATTAATGCAAGCTGGAATTGATGTCACGCTAATCACGGACAGTATGGCAGCAATGGTCATGCAAAAAGGCAAGGTACAAGCCGTAATCGTCGGCTGTGACCGTGTTGCTGCTAACGGGGATGTAGCGAATAAAATTGGTACGTATGGTGTAGCATTATTAGCTAAAGCTCATAACATCCCATTTTATGTTGCAGCGCCAATGTCAACGATTGATTTGGAAACAAAGACTGGGGCAGATATCCCTATTGAAGAAAGAGATGCGACAGAAATTACTGAAGGCTTTGGAAAAAGAACGGCACCAGAAGGAGTAAAAGTCTTTAATCCCGCATTTGATGTAACACCACATCATCTGGTTACTGCGATTATTACAGAAAAGGGCATCCTAACAAATAACTTTCAAGAGGAGCTTCCAAAACTTTTTATATGA
- a CDS encoding class II aldolase/adducin family protein, whose translation MIIEIKYKKQICEIGKRVYEKGFVAANDGNISVRIDENEFLITPTGVSKGSMTTDMIIKVDGDGNVLEGEYKPTSEMKMHLLVYKERPDIHAIVHVHPPYATAFAIAGIPLDQAIMPESVVYLGTIPVADYGTPSTEEVPNAVKKHVHNHQGVLLENHGALTWGKDIDHAYYLMESLEFNAKINFLAKQLNGDRELSKQNVARLLELKKKMEIMGESPLGVDVPDGTHAMKREMATSLSEKDIDTIVERVTKSILDAFNS comes from the coding sequence ATGATTATCGAGATAAAATATAAAAAACAAATCTGTGAAATTGGCAAGAGAGTATATGAAAAAGGATTCGTTGCCGCCAATGATGGTAATATTTCGGTTCGTATCGATGAAAACGAATTTCTTATCACGCCTACAGGTGTCAGCAAAGGCTCTATGACCACAGATATGATTATTAAGGTGGATGGCGATGGCAATGTACTGGAGGGGGAATATAAGCCTACCTCCGAAATGAAAATGCATCTCCTGGTCTACAAGGAACGTCCGGATATACATGCAATTGTCCATGTTCATCCGCCATATGCTACCGCCTTTGCGATTGCAGGAATCCCTTTGGATCAAGCAATCATGCCAGAATCCGTTGTTTATTTAGGTACGATACCAGTGGCGGATTATGGGACGCCATCGACAGAAGAAGTACCTAATGCTGTGAAAAAGCATGTCCATAACCATCAAGGTGTATTGCTGGAAAATCACGGAGCATTAACTTGGGGCAAGGATATAGACCATGCTTATTATTTGATGGAATCCTTAGAGTTTAATGCTAAGATAAATTTTTTAGCCAAACAACTGAACGGTGATCGGGAGTTATCTAAACAGAATGTGGCTAGGCTGTTAGAATTGAAGAAGAAGATGGAGATCATGGGCGAGTCACCTTTGGGTGTAGATGTACCCGATGGAACACATGCTATGAAAAGAGAAATGGCCACATCACTATCTGAAAAAGATATTGACACCATTGTTGAGCGAGTGACGAAAAGTATTTTAGATGCTTTTAATAGTTAA
- a CDS encoding TlpA disulfide reductase family protein has protein sequence MVKKMIAAVVLITLLAVAIVQAVDKKAEPENVNVSQETANMGLRTGAKAPDFELKTLTGETVKLSELKGKKVMLNFWATWCPPCKAEMPAMEKFHKEVGEDIVILAINIDPHLDVKAFIDENDITFSIPLDEDDKVNEVYQIISIPTTYFIDTKGNIGNKYIGAMNYETMKQYTNELE, from the coding sequence ATGGTAAAAAAAATGATTGCAGCAGTCGTATTAATAACCCTACTTGCGGTTGCAATTGTTCAGGCAGTTGATAAGAAGGCAGAGCCCGAGAACGTTAACGTTAGTCAAGAAACTGCGAATATGGGTTTAAGAACTGGTGCCAAAGCACCTGATTTTGAACTTAAAACTTTAACAGGTGAAACGGTGAAGCTATCTGAATTAAAAGGGAAAAAGGTAATGTTAAACTTCTGGGCAACCTGGTGCCCGCCTTGTAAAGCAGAAATGCCTGCTATGGAGAAATTCCATAAAGAGGTGGGAGAAGATATCGTTATTTTGGCTATAAACATTGATCCACATCTAGATGTTAAAGCGTTTATTGATGAAAATGACATCACTTTTTCCATTCCTTTAGATGAAGACGATAAAGTAAACGAAGTCTACCAAATAATATCAATTCCAACGACTTACTTCATAGATACAAAAGGAAACATTGGTAACAAATATATCGGAGCAATGAATTATGAAACGATGAAGCAATATACAAATGAATTGGAGTAA
- a CDS encoding FbpB family small basic protein, translated as MRKPRKRSFAELVSENKSQLLKDSAAMEKIEIRLEEKRLGKAE; from the coding sequence ATGAGAAAACCTAGAAAACGTTCCTTTGCAGAGCTTGTTTCTGAAAATAAAAGTCAACTTTTGAAAGATAGTGCTGCAATGGAAAAAATTGAGATACGCTTAGAAGAAAAGCGACTTGGTAAAGCCGAGTAG
- a CDS encoding acid-soluble spore protein N, whose translation MGNPKKHSQAFRPSHIGTQPHSSGGNKGKQMQDTSGKHAQVMQTKGE comes from the coding sequence ATGGGCAATCCAAAAAAACACAGTCAAGCATTCAGACCGAGCCATATCGGAACTCAGCCACACAGTAGTGGCGGTAACAAAGGGAAACAAATGCAGGATACATCTGGTAAGCATGCACAAGTAATGCAAACAAAAGGCGAATGA
- the tlp gene encoding small acid-soluble spore protein Tlp: MTYNNKPKPDDRSDNVEKLQSMIHDTIENIEAAEDSLQFTDSATQREQIEAKNERRRESIENFRSEIKDENSQK, translated from the coding sequence ATGACTTATAACAACAAGCCAAAACCAGATGATCGCAGTGATAATGTAGAAAAACTCCAATCGATGATTCACGATACTATCGAAAACATTGAAGCGGCTGAGGATTCACTTCAATTTACCGATAGTGCAACACAGCGTGAACAGATTGAAGCGAAAAATGAAAGACGTCGTGAAAGTATTGAAAATTTCCGCTCAGAAATTAAGGATGAAAACTCACAGAAGTAA
- a CDS encoding AAA family ATPase translates to MIQRNNQPINSIEKIEQWEEELSEYGFIKNENLLLKAISHESNPENLSRLLTVAALSRLERNKQDSLAIAWLEKALDIYPNNNKAKAYFVEFDWKKKKDIFDILTFPAIRETDNRTAKKKVAEQYISICRGFLSDADEHIEDLQEMFDLAATLNNRSLINRYKKLIDHLSAAVDVTVNLLKSTEEYQESIVGVFHTATFYDELKIQLSKLEEMKQQWYLQFIEEAAEKNEHTSEKALDQLNEMIGMDVVKKRVNDYYRFLKYQKHRKQLGLQIKDSLSLNMVLTGNPGTGKTTIARLLAKIYHELEVLPRAEVIETDRSQLVGAYVGQTEENVRQIVERAIGGVLFIDEAYSLKREGQTGNDYGQTAIDTLVSLMTGSEYGGKFAVILAGYPEEMRTFLDANPGLRSRFPQSNLIHLPNYTNKELILITEKIAAENDYLLTEDAKQEVDYRIDMERVDDTFGNARTVRNIVLEAIFKKGSEKAGQNKHILDYTILDKEDFGVEKTASFETPYEHLERLIGLSALKDELRTLVSFVKMQQFRRKKGLPTVPIQLHSVFTGNPGTGKTTVAKIYAELLKECGILKRGHLIIASRADFVAGYVGQTAGKTKKKIREALGGVLFIDEAYSLLSQTTGDYGKEVVDTLVDEMTKHNENLVIVLAGYPNEMNQLLESNPGLRSRFKKFFLFPDYSAEELVAIIETYAERFQYKLTEEARSFVSENIEIEDFKGNGRFATNLVDEMIQAQAMRLIGVELEEVLLEKATSLEVEDAEIALNKMR, encoded by the coding sequence GTGATACAACGGAATAATCAGCCTATAAACTCTATCGAAAAAATAGAACAATGGGAAGAAGAGCTGAGTGAATATGGGTTTATTAAGAATGAAAACCTATTACTTAAGGCGATCAGCCACGAATCAAACCCTGAAAATTTATCAAGATTGTTAACGGTGGCAGCACTTTCGCGACTGGAGCGAAATAAACAGGATTCATTAGCAATTGCTTGGCTGGAGAAGGCATTGGACATATATCCAAACAATAATAAAGCGAAGGCCTACTTCGTTGAATTTGACTGGAAAAAGAAAAAAGACATATTTGATATCCTCACATTCCCAGCAATAAGGGAAACGGATAATCGAACAGCTAAGAAAAAGGTTGCCGAACAATACATAAGTATTTGCCGAGGCTTTTTGTCGGACGCAGATGAACATATAGAGGATTTACAAGAGATGTTTGACCTGGCTGCCACTTTAAATAATCGTTCGCTAATTAATCGTTACAAAAAACTCATCGATCATCTTTCTGCAGCAGTCGATGTTACAGTCAACTTATTAAAGTCGACAGAAGAGTATCAAGAATCCATAGTAGGTGTTTTTCATACAGCTACCTTTTATGATGAGTTAAAAATTCAATTATCGAAACTCGAAGAAATGAAACAGCAATGGTATTTACAATTTATCGAAGAAGCAGCGGAAAAGAATGAACATACTTCAGAAAAGGCACTAGACCAATTAAATGAAATGATTGGAATGGATGTTGTTAAAAAGCGAGTAAATGATTATTATCGATTTTTAAAATATCAAAAGCATCGCAAACAACTGGGATTACAAATAAAGGACTCCCTTAGCCTAAATATGGTGCTGACAGGAAATCCAGGTACGGGTAAAACAACGATTGCCCGCTTACTAGCTAAAATCTATCATGAGCTTGAAGTCCTGCCGCGTGCTGAAGTTATTGAGACAGACCGCTCCCAGCTTGTCGGTGCCTATGTAGGTCAAACAGAGGAGAATGTCCGTCAGATAGTCGAGCGTGCTATTGGTGGGGTGTTATTTATCGATGAGGCCTACAGTTTAAAGCGTGAAGGACAAACAGGGAATGATTATGGACAAACGGCCATTGACACACTAGTTTCGCTTATGACGGGAAGTGAATACGGCGGTAAATTTGCGGTTATTCTGGCTGGGTATCCTGAAGAAATGCGGACATTTTTAGATGCAAATCCAGGCTTACGGAGTCGTTTCCCACAATCAAATCTCATCCATTTACCGAATTATACAAACAAAGAATTAATTTTAATTACTGAAAAAATCGCTGCCGAAAATGATTACCTCCTTACAGAAGATGCAAAACAGGAAGTGGATTATCGAATTGATATGGAGCGCGTGGATGACACGTTTGGAAATGCTAGAACCGTTCGGAACATTGTTTTAGAAGCAATTTTTAAAAAAGGATCGGAAAAGGCCGGCCAAAATAAGCATATTCTTGATTATACGATATTAGATAAGGAAGACTTTGGTGTTGAGAAAACGGCAAGCTTTGAAACTCCATATGAGCATTTAGAGCGATTAATTGGTTTAAGTGCGTTAAAAGACGAGTTGCGAACACTTGTTTCATTCGTGAAAATGCAGCAATTTAGAAGGAAAAAGGGTTTGCCAACCGTTCCAATTCAACTACATTCGGTATTTACAGGGAACCCTGGTACCGGAAAAACCACGGTTGCTAAAATCTACGCGGAACTATTAAAGGAATGTGGCATCTTAAAACGCGGTCATCTCATCATTGCAAGCAGGGCTGACTTTGTAGCAGGCTATGTTGGACAAACCGCTGGAAAAACAAAGAAAAAAATACGAGAAGCTCTTGGTGGAGTCTTGTTTATCGATGAAGCATATTCACTACTTAGCCAAACGACTGGTGACTACGGAAAAGAAGTGGTCGATACCCTAGTGGATGAAATGACGAAGCATAATGAAAACTTGGTCATCGTCCTTGCTGGCTATCCTAATGAGATGAACCAATTGCTTGAGAGTAATCCAGGACTTCGCTCAAGATTTAAGAAGTTTTTCTTGTTCCCTGATTATTCTGCAGAAGAGTTAGTAGCTATTATTGAAACATATGCGGAGCGTTTTCAATACAAACTGACGGAAGAGGCAAGAAGTTTTGTTAGTGAGAACATCGAGATAGAAGATTTTAAAGGAAATGGGCGATTTGCTACTAATTTAGTGGATGAAATGATCCAGGCTCAGGCGATGAGATTAATTGGTGTGGAGCTTGAAGAAGTATTACTTGAAAAAGCAACCTCCCTTGAAGTGGAAGATGCAGAGATAGCACTTAATAAAATGAGATAG
- a CDS encoding response regulator, translated as MNILFAEDDEGLGKLIFHLLKKEFHRVDWVKDGQSAYEYAMLTNYDVIILDWMMPQLCGMEACKNIRKKGYKGGIIFLTAKDSLEDVAGIRLRCG; from the coding sequence ATGAATATCTTATTTGCAGAAGATGATGAGGGTTTAGGAAAGTTGATTTTCCATTTACTGAAGAAAGAATTTCACAGAGTGGATTGGGTAAAGGACGGTCAAAGTGCCTATGAATACGCCATGTTGACTAATTATGATGTGATAATTCTTGATTGGATGATGCCTCAACTATGTGGAATGGAAGCATGCAAAAATATTAGAAAAAAAGGCTATAAAGGCGGAATTATATTTCTTACAGCCAAGGATTCTTTGGAGGATGTTGCCGGGATTAGACTCAGGTGCGGATGA
- a CDS encoding response regulator transcription factor: protein MLPGLDSGADDYLIKPFKFEELAARLRALSRRTEKPFEEMLSMDDLHLHLNTHVVKRNGQVIELSRKEYELLELMLRNKHQVLTREIIIERIWGLKWI, encoded by the coding sequence ATGTTGCCGGGATTAGACTCAGGTGCGGATGATTATCTTATCAAGCCTTTTAAGTTTGAGGAACTTGCAGCTAGGCTTCGGGCACTGTCGCGAAGGACTGAGAAACCTTTTGAAGAAATGCTTTCAATGGATGATTTGCATTTGCATCTAAATACACATGTTGTAAAACGTAATGGACAGGTAATTGAACTATCAAGGAAGGAATATGAGTTATTGGAATTAATGCTCCGTAACAAGCACCAAGTTCTAACTAGAGAAATTATTATTGAAAGAATTTGGGGTTTGAAGTGGATATAA